A region from the Linepithema humile isolate Giens D197 chromosome 1, Lhum_UNIL_v1.0, whole genome shotgun sequence genome encodes:
- the LOC136997036 gene encoding uncharacterized protein codes for MDAAIKKQLATAGYIERFWDNLVKAGKDKMTRAYLTTRLELLESYWTKFFDSHDALLITERVEFTDYMKQDVYASTEEHYVTAKARICAYLQTTKTAAPTTGESEAGAVLRQVQLPKINLPTFNGDQLAWEGFRDLFRSLVHDVEGLAPIQKLQYLKASLTGEAAAVISSLDMTSQSYASAWDELITRYDNRRVLLAYHMRALLSCAPITKTSASEINRILSTVTQAARSFRALGRPVEHWGDWFVHILVEKLDSSSRLLWESSQESSREFPSFEDLKGFLLTRARALDAANPRLVQSACGNKAKRNARRDDVSSHSTSTSEGPQCVLCKVRHPLRSCSKFKTLSAEQRREQVRKTKVCFNCLGQGHPAAACPSINRCRHCGEKHHTMLHLGSADAALLQPSIQDSNKEALTPEQSDVSAKPTKVAALSSATSGTVLLATALINLISDSGRIMTARALLDSGSEASFVSERVAQQLRLRRRKVNVTVSGLQGVTTGRVSNAVSLMIGSRHSSSLRIALPNALVMSKLTPFTPGRQVRMGDWPHLSGIQLADPSYDKPAEVDAVLGADIYGMLIEGGVKRGSPGEPAAHSTIFGWVLMGSLSATDNSTQCNIASLHTTVEPDLHQDLQRFWELEEFSTNRILTPDEAFCEDLFKKTYARDSEGRYIVRLPRRRNPPAGLGDSRRGALRLLLANENRLRRNPSLGQAYSEFMNAYHVLGHMEPLNGPDKEAGCPYYLPHHAVVKSSDPNGKIQVVFNASFRTPSGMSLNDLLLPGPKLQADLWLVLTRWRLHRFAFTTDIVKMFRQIRIHREDADLQRILWRADPAAEIQDFRLVTVTYGTAPAPYLAIRTLLQLAEDEEHRFSEGVEILRHHTYVDDIFAGANTLQAALERKGQLESLLLAGGFRLSKWAGTHSALCPDGDQTERLFTVNQSVGALGVIWTPVEDTLSLRAVPTLEMEKEPTKRSVLSQVAKLFDPAGWAASVIVASKIFIQDLWMAALNWDQTLPPGQTELHAFSDASERAYAAAVYLRGLSITGGIQTSLLVAKTRVAPIKPVSIPRLELCGALLAARLLHRTVKGLRLENCSLHAWTDARVILAWLRDHPSRWTPFVANRVAAIQELLPADQWHYVPTSDNPADLATRGISPMELYNQRQWWRGPTWLESPYDSWPADYLGDQDVAEERRSHATTTDTVALENDLLVRFSSFSKLIRVLAFCLRFLRLAVRPPTINLTVDELECCRLRLLRLAQQQDFAEEGHALNRGGQVSRRSPLSALRPFLCQGGLIRVGGRLEHSSLTFAERHPIVLAKSSHVALLLVRDAHHRTLHGGPQLTRSVLAQRYWILQANSLIRSVLKQCVKCARFRGASAHQQMGQLPTDRVRAHRPFWSTDVDYAGPIQLRTSKSRGQKSYKGYICLFVCMATRAIHLEAVSDLSAGSFLAAFRRFVARRGHCARLTSDNGTNFQGAERELREMFSAASDFYANCKVQLAQDSTVWSFIPPSAPNFGGLWEAGVKSTKFHLRRVLGDQLLTFEELTTLLCQIEACLNSRPLYPLTSDPLDNTAITPGHFLIGESPINPPEPPCPQGLPHSATSRHRLITNMRDHFWHRWSREYLQHLQQLGKWRRRSSNLSIGDLVLIKDDLRPPTKWPLGRIIRVHPGDDGLVRVVTVETAASQLRRPISKICPLPIRPTEDEARKEK; via the exons ATGGATGCggcaattaaaaaacaattagcTACCGCCGGTTACATCGAACGTTTTTGGGACAACCTCGTCAAAGCCGGAAAGGACAAGATGACTCGTGCCTACCTTACCACCCGACTAGAGTTGCTGGAGTCGTACTGGACAAAGTTTTTCGACTCACACGATGCACTGTTGATTACGGAGAGAGTGGAGTTTACGGACTATATGAAGCAGGATGTATACGCCTCAACAGAGGAACATTACGTCACTGCCAAGGCTAGAATCTGCGCCTACCTTCAAACCACAAAAACGGCCGCCCCGACCACAGGAGAATCCGAGGCTGGCGCTGTGCTCCGGCAAGTACAGCTTCCAAAAATCAATCTGCCCACGTTTAACGGGGACCAGCTAGCCTGGGAAGGTTTTCGAGATCTGTTTAGATCCTTGGTGCACGATGTGGAGGGACTTGCGCCCATTCAGAAGTTGCAGTACCTCAAGGCTAGTCTCACTGGCGAGGCGGCAGCAGTCATTTCAAGTCTAGACATGACTTCGCAGAGCTATGCGTCGGCATGGGACGAGCTGATAACAAGATACGACAACCGAAGGGTGCTCTTGGCGTACCACATGCGAGCGCTACTTTCTTGCGCGCCGATCACTAAGACATCAGCCTCGGAAATCAACCGAATTCTCAGCACGGTCACCCAGGCAGCACGCTCCTTCCGGGCATTGGGCCGCCCTGTGGAGCATTGGGGCGACTGGTTTGTTCACATCCTGGTGGAAAAATTAGACTCGTCCTCGCGTCTCCTGTGGGAATCCTCACAGGAGTCAAGTCGCGAGTTCCCGTCTTTTGAAGATCTGAAGGGCTTTCTCCTGACTCGTGCCCGCGCATTGGACGCCGCCAATCCTCGGCTTGTCCAATCTGCGTGTGGCAACAAGGCCAAGCGAAACGCCCGGAGAGATGATGTCTCATCTCACTCTACAAGCACAAGCGAAGGACCTCAGTGCGTCCTTTGCAAGGTTCGTCATCCGCTGCGATCATGCAGCAAATTTAAGACTCTTTCTGCGGAGCAGCGCAGGGAACAGGTGCGGAAAACAAAAGTCTGCTTCAATTGCCTCGGACAAGGTCATCCGGCGGCCGCCTGCCCCTCGATCAACCGCTGCCGACACTGCGGCGAGAAGCACCACACGATGCTGCACCTCGGATCAGCGGACGCGGCGCTCCTGCAGCCTTCAATTCAGGACTCCAACAAAGAGGCACTGACGCCGGAGCAATCAGACGTTTCCGCGAAACCGACAAAGGTCGCCGCGTTGTCGAGTGCCACCAGCGGCACGGTGCTGCTCGCGACCGCCctaattaacttaatttcGGATTCCGGCAGAATAATGACTGCGCGCGCTCTCTTGGACTCCGGTTCAGAGGCATCGTTCGTCTCGGAACGCGTCGCACAGCAACTGCGGTTGCGACGACGCAAGGTGAACGTGACAGTCTCTGGCCTGCAAGGTGTAACCACTGGTCGAGTTTCTAATGCCGTTTCTCTCATGATCGGCAGCAGGCATTCCTCGTCCCTACGCATAGCCTTGCCCAACGCTCTAGTTATGTCCAAACTAACACCGTTTACTCCTGGCCGACAGGTTCGCATGGGTGACTGGCCGCATCTAAGCGGCATCCAGTTGGCAGATCCGAGCTACGACAAACCGGCGGAAGTCGACGCTGTGCTGGGAGCAGACATTTATGGGATGTTGATCGAAGGTGGAGTCAAACGAGGATCACCGGGAGAACCCGCCGCTCATTCAACCATCTTCGGCTGGGTGTTGATGGGCTCGCTCTCGGCGACAGACAACTCAACGCAGTGTAACATCGCCAGCCTTCACACAACAGTGGAGCCTGACCTCCATCAAGACCTTCAGCGGTTCTGGGAGCTCGAAGAGTTTTCCACAAACAGGATCCTCACTCCGGACGAGGCCTTCTGTGAGGATCTCTTCAAGAAAACCTACGCTCGCGACTCTGAAGGTCGATATATTGTACGCCTACCGCGTAGACGCAATCCGCCGGCGGGACTTGGGGACTCCCGTCGCGGGGCATTGCGGCTGCTCCTGGCGAACGAAAACCGATTGAGGCGTAACCCGTCGCTCGGACAGGCATACTCAGAGTTCATGAATGCTTATCATGTCCTAGGTCACATGGAACCGCTTAACGGACCTGATAAGGAGGCTGGCTGTCCGTACTATCTACCGCATCACGCAGTGGTCAAGTCTTCGGATCCGAATGGGAAGATACAAGTGGTCTTCAACGCGTCTTTCCGAACACCTTCCGGGATGTCGCTGAACGATCTCCTCTTACCCGGCCCGAAGCTACAGGCGGACCTCTGGCTGGTTCTGACTCGATGGCGATTGCATCGCTTTGCCTTCACAACGGACATCGTCAAAATGTTTCGGCAGATCCGGATCCACCGGGAGGACGCTGACCTTCAGAGGATATTATGGCGGGCGGACCCTGCGGCCGAGATTCAAGATTTTCGGCTCGTCACCGTCACCTACGGTACGGCGCCGGCCCCGTATCTGGCAATTCGAACCCTTCTGCAGCTAGCCGAGGATGAAGAGCACCGCTTTTCGGAAGGTGTAGAAATATTACGCCACCATACGTATGTCGACGACATATTTGCCGGCGCCAACACTCTCCAGGCGGCTCTCGAGCGCAAGGGTCAATTGGAATCTTTGCTCCTGGCCGGCGGGTTCCGGTTGAGCAAGTGGGCCGGTACGCACTCTGCTCTATGCCCGGACGGCGATCAGACGGAGCGGCTGTTCACGGTCAACCAAAGTGTGGGGGCCTTAGGCGTAATTTGGACTCCAGTCGAAGACACTCTTAGCCTAAGGGCGGTTCCAACATTGGAAATGGAGAAAGAGCCAACTAAACGCTCCGTTCTCTCTCAAGTCGCCAAGCTGTTCGATCCAGCCGGCTGGGCGGCTTCTGTGATAGTCGCGTCCAAAATCTTTATTCAAGATCTCTGGATGGCGGCGCTCAACTGGGATCAGACCCTGCCACCAG GGCAAACGGAGTTACACGCATTTTCAGATGCGTCTGAGAGGGCCTATGCAGCCGCCGTTTATTTACGTGGTCTCAGCATCACCGGCGGGATACAAACGTCGCTTTTGGTCGCCAAAACCAGGGTTGCACCGATTAAGCCGGTATCGATACCAAGGCTCGAGCTTTGTGGAGCTTTACTGGCGGCACGGCTACTGCATCGTACAGTCAAAGGATTGCGCTTGGAAAACTGCAGTTTACACGCCTGGACTGACGCTAGAGTAATTCTGGCATGGTTAAGGGACCACCCATCTCGATGGACCCCCTTCGTAGCCAACCGAGTAGCGGCTATTCAGGAGTTGCTCCCGGCCGATCAGTGGCATTACGTGCCCACTTCTGACAATCCAGCGGACTTGGCCACTCGTGGCATCTCGCCGATGGAGTTATATAACCAGCGACAGTGGTGGCGTGGTCCAACCTGGCTGGAATCCCCATACGACAGCTGGCCAGCAGACTATCTTGGTGACCAAGACGTGGCTGAAGAACGTCGCTCACACGCAACTACCACAGATACCGTCGCACTTGAAAACGACTTACTAGTGCGATTCTCTTCGTTTTCCAAATTAATCCGTGTCTTGGCCTTCTGTCTTAGGTTCCTGCGCCTAGCAGTGCGGCCACCAACGATCAATCTTACTGTCGATGAGCTGGAATGCTGTCGGTTACGATTACTACGCCTCGCTCAGCAACAGGACTTTGCTGAGGAGGGTCACGCTCTCAATCGAGGAGGGCAAGTCTCACGCCGATCACCCCTTTCGGCGCTACGACCTTTCTTGTGTCAAGGTGGACTAATTCGAGTCGGCGGACGCTTGGAGCACTCATCGCTAACCTTTGCCGAAAGGCACCCGATCGTGCTCGCCAAGAGCAGCCACGTAGCACTACTACTAGTGCGAGACGCCCATCATCGGACACTTCACGGGGGACCACAGCTCACTCGCAGCGTCCTGGCTCAGCGTTACTGGATATTACAGGCCAACTCTCTGATAAGGTCTGTACTCAAACAGTGTGTAAAATGCGCTCGTTTCAGGGGCGCATCCGCTCATCAACAAATGGGACAGCTGCCGACCGACCGAGTGCGAGCTCATCGCCCCTTCTGGTCCACTGACGTAGACTATGCGGGCCCAATACAGCTCCGCACCTCTAAGAGTCGCGGACAGAAGAGCTACAAGGGCTACATCTGCCTCTTCGTCTGCATGGCCACGAGGGCGATACACCTGGAAGCAGTGTCGGACCTCTCTGCTGGGTCGTTTCTGGCTGCATTTCGGCGCTTTGTCGCTCGGCGAGGTCATTGTGCGCGTCTCACCAGCGACAACGGAACTAACTTCCAAGGGGCAGAGCGGGAGCTGCGAGAGATGTTCAGCGCCGCCTCAGACTTCTACGCAAACTGTAAGGTCCAACTGGCCCAAGACAGTACCGTCTGGAGTTTTATTCCCCCTTCAGCCCCGAATTTTGGCGGGCTGTGGGAGGCCGGAGTCAAGTCCACCAAATTTCATCTCAGACGGGTACTGGGCGACCAACTTTTAACTTTCGAAGAGTTGACAACTCTTCTTTGTCAGATAGAGGCGTGCCTCAATTCCAGGCCTCTCTACCCCCTGACTAGCGATCCATTAGACAATACGGCGATAACGCCAGGACACTTTCTTATCGGGGAAAGTCCGATCAACCCACCGGAACCACCCTGTCCTCAGGGTCTTCCTCACTCGGCCACTTCTCGGCACCGATTAATTACTAATATGCGTGATCATTTCTGGCACAGGTGGTCACGAGAGTACCTCCAGCATCTTCAACAACTTGGCAAGTGGCGACGGCGCTCATCCAATCTCTCGATTGGGGACTTGGTCCTCATCAAGGACGACCTGCGGCCCCCCACGAAATGGCCACTGGGGCGAATCATTCGAGTGCACCCAGGGGACGACGGACTGGTACGCGTGGTGACGGTGGAGACAGCCGCGTCGCAGCTCCGACGGCCGATCTCCAAGATCTGCCCTCTTCCGATCAGACCGACGGAAGACGAGGCGAGGAAGGAGAAATAG